The Aspergillus fumigatus Af293 chromosome 3, whole genome shotgun sequence region ATGTGCTGACAGTGTTCTCTGAGTGAAGAAGGCCAGCGCTCTCCTCCGCGTGGCCCCGCTGCAGATCGGCGACGCGAACCATCCAGGGACCGACTTAGTTCTCGACCTCGCTATCGAAGCCGCGACCGCGATGACTATCGTCGGCGACCTTCTAGATCACCGCCACCGCGGCGTGGCAGACCAGCCTACAGAGATCGGGATCGTGAGGGCTATCGTTCACCCGGATACAGTCGGAGCAGAAGCTacagtcgcagtcgcagcccTCGTCGGAGTCGACAGCCTTACCACGAGAAGGAAAGCAGAGAAGTCATGATGGATGGGTTGCCGGTGGATatggcggaagaagacgTTGGAAAACTCCTTCCCCCCTTGAAGTTCCATTTCTGGAGTTTTAGAACTACGCTCCATGTCACAAACACGTCCTTAATGGCAAGAGGCTGAGATGTGCATGTCGCCGGGTCTGCTCCGGTCGACGTGTTGAACAGATTTCGAATGAGCTCAGAGACTTTTACTATGTCGAAGGTCTAGAAGAAGTGCGAGTTATCCGTGACCGGCAAACCAGTACGGTTCTCCCTTGTCGCGTTTTGCGCAGAAATGTCTGACCAGTATAGAAAAATCACGGCAACTTGGCTTCCTCAGGTTTAGGAACCTTGACTTTGCGCGCGACTTCATGGACCGTAATTTCCCATCGATCTATCTGCATGGACCTAATGCAGGCAATAATGACAAGGGCACGAAAGTCCGCGTCGCCTATAGTCGTGAGAGGGAGGATCGCACTCGTGCGAGGGCCGAGGGTGACTGGACCTGCAAACTGGTGAGTTGGTTGGACCATGGCATATCTGGCAAGCTGACCTGGCTATTACAGTGCGCTATCGTTAACTACTCGACTCGCAATAAATGCTTCCGATGCCAAGCGCCCCGGCCTGGTAAGTCGTTCCGTCGGTCTGGTATCAGGCGATTTCTGACAGGGTGCAGAGGCTGGCCCGGCTGGTCCACCTGGAATTGCTGCTCCGAAGGTTGAGAACAACGGTGACAACGATGCAGCTCCAGACAATCAACCCTCAcagtttcttctcttccgaGGGCTAGAAGCTTCTGTCACCGAAGAGCTTCTTGCGAAGGGCGTGGCTAAGCTCTATCGACCTACTCCCGGCTCAAGTGGATCTTCAGAGAACCAAAGGAAAGGGGCCAAGGTGGCTTCCACCACGGGTGATTCCAATCTTGGGGCAAGAGATGGCTCTATTCGCCGTGTCCTACTGGTCAGAGACCGCAAAACCAACGAGAGCTGGCGCTATGGATTCGCGGAATTCGCCACTGTTCAGGTACGTTTGTTATAATCTTCATGTGTCGCCTAAGCTTACTGTCCTTGCAGGATGCCCAAGCGGCTGTTGCGCGACTTCATTCATTCGAGAAATTTACCATCTCCTCAAAGCCTGTTCTTGTAAGCTACATACACGCTGGCGTGTTTGTACCTGTTATCAATCCTTCGGCGAGCACGGACCGGTTCACCTTCAGTCCGCTCAGTAACCCATCCTTGAAGCTTATGTACTGGGATGAGGAGGCATACGTGAAAGAATTGACGGTGTCAACTGCTGAGTTGGACAACAACCAAGCCTCGACCGCGCAGGGTCAAGCGGAAAACAAGAGTGCGAAAGATGCAGAGAAGgcaaagaagcgaaaggCGGACGCTGCCGCAAGCGCAGCATCCAAGAAAGTCGCCGTTCCATCTCATCTGCAGTTCTGGAGTAATCGCCATGCTGAGCTGCATGGCCTTCAGAAAAAGGACGCAGACGAGAAGGGAAGCGACGGTGGCGTGGAAAGCCGTGGATCTCCAGCGGACGCTGCGGCTCCTCCCACACAATCCTATGCTGATTTGAATCGGAATTGCTGCTACCTGTGCATGCGGCAATTCAAGAGCTCAGCTGAAGTCAACAGACACGAACGGCTCAGTCAGCTGCACCGTGATAATTTGCAGAACGAGGAATTGAAAAACAAAGCAATGGGCAAACTCATCAAACATGGCATTGTTCAGTCTACCCCTGAGTACAGGGACCGTGCAAGGGAACGTCGAAAGGCCTTTGGCAGCTCGCGAACGTCGACCAAGGCCAAGCCTGCTGCGccaaaagaggaagatgagccACCAGTGGAGACAACATCGAAGGGGGCGTCGCTCCTTAGTAAAATGGGCTGGTCGGCTGGCTCTGGACTGGGTGCTCAGGGTACGGGCATGACCGCCCCGATAGCCACGGAGGTGTATGCACAGGGTGTCGGACTAGGTGCGCAAGGAAGCAAGCTGGGTGATGCGGTCGAAGAAGCGGGACGCAACACACGAAACCGGTACGATgagttcctggagaagacgaggcagACAGCGCGGGAGCGATACGAACGGTTGGGCAAATAGTATGACCCGACCCGTGTAATATAAGCTGTACAATCTGATGCAGCTCATGATTCGTGATATGACTAGTATACAAGAGCAGAGAACCATGTTTCACTGTACATTTTCTTGTAactctctcctctctctaCTCCCCTTTCCCTTCAACATTTCccgcttccttctctttctccttctccttcttcagctccaCCCCGAACTTCTCCCCCAACACCTTAGCAACCCACTCCTCCACCTCCCtctccacctcctcatcccGCACCGTCCCCGTCCCCATCCCCTTCTTCACATAGCGCCGCATATCCTCCACACTATTGATGTCAAGCGCATAAAGCACACCCCCGGTAGCCATCATCGCAAACGAACACACATTCAGCGTCGCGAGGCTCAGGGCCTCGAAGGCGTCTCCTGCGCCGTTGACGGGGGGGCGGTGGTACACCGATGACGTCCAGTAGGGTGGTATGGAGGCGATAACGCGCTTAGTGAAGGCACGGCGGGTGATGAGCAGCGAGAGGGCGAAAAAGGTTACGCCGCCGAAGAGGAGTTTGAGGTTTGTGAGGGGCCTTTGTGGTTGCGACTGCGTTTGTTGTGcttgtggttgtggttgcgTTTGGGGCTCGGTTGATCCCGGGATGGACCCTTGTTGGGATTGTGCTGGAGATGTCTTCTTTGAGTCTGTGGTTGGGCTTGGGCTGGGGCCCCggttgaagaaagagagcAGCATGGTGTTGAGCCGAGGTGTTTTTGGTGGAGTGGTGAGTGGTTGACTCGGGTAGGTGAAGTTGACGGTGATAGTTTTATGCCGGCGTATGCACAATAAGATAAACTTGgcgcaaggagaaggaagagactTGAGGACAGTCGTGTTAAGGAATCTGTAAAGTCAAACGGATTCTGGTTCAAAGGGTCTCACATCAGGCGGAGATATACCATGCGGAGTTGATATTTGCTGAGGTCACGTGCACTTTTACAATGTGTACtcagagtacagagtatagtTGATTAATGAAACGTTTCAACTCCCATAAAAGAGTTCAGATTATCGTTTATTTGTAGTCTATTAATACACTATGTGCACTGAAAAGCTTCTCGGTTTGATTGCGAAGCAAGGCTATCAAAAGCACCATTAAAAGGGTACATCAGGAACCCGCTGAACTCCATGCCAGTTAGTTGCCGTGTAAACAACCCTAAGCAGAGACTATTCCCAAGGATCTGGTGAGACCGAGGACTCATTTTGGCGGATGGTATCTGATCTTATCCAGACAAAATAGAGAAACAGACAGAATGTGGCTTCAAGTTTACCATATCATGTTTGTGTTCTATAGCTGTACAGTTGGTAAAGCAGATAGGCGCCCGCAGGGAAGGTAGTTAGATGTTTTGAAACAGAGAAAGATCAGAGCGCATTCCCAGAACATAAGTGAAACATAGCAGAGTATCACCGAAACAAAATGGTATTAGAAAATGCAGAAAACAATGAGGCGCTAATATCACGAAAAGTAAGAAATAGGTCGTCGCATTCAAGCATACATGATCTTCGTCATCATAAGTCGATCGTTTCAATATCGTCGTAATTAATTTTTTGGCGTGCAACATCATGGCATTGTCGTTCACTCATAATCGAGATTCTGAACTGCTTCATGCACGGTCATGTTTTATGGAAAGTATCGCTGCATAAGTAACAGCATCAAATTTGTCGTGCCGAAGAAAAGGATAGCGCAATCAACTTTCCATCTTTCCAGTTGTAATTAGCATGCTGGACCGTCCAGGTCGTTGGAAACGGTCTATTCCAAGGTGCTCTTTCCCATCACGCCCGACATAAATGCCGAAGCCGTACATTGGATATTCCCTCTCTCCCGGAGGAGCTGTCACTAGCCGAGTGACAAGATCCGTCTTGCTTCTAGGTTCACGGAGGAGCTTATCGGCGAGCAGCGGGCTTTGGTAAAAGAAGCTGATTTGGTCTGCTAGGGTGCTGATGTCGTGAGGAAGATATCTGGATCTGCGGGGCCATATACACAAGAAGGATACGGTATATAGAGCGCAGAAGGCAACCAATGTATAGAAAGCAGGCATCAGTGCAGCAATCCGCACTTGTTCTTGTGAGGGATACCAGAGGGCAATGAAGACGCCTCCAGCCAGTATGGGGAGAGCCGCGGACACGATactcatcaaggagatccaTGCGACTTTGTAGTGCGCATTCAGGACAGCCTGCACTGTCACCTGGAATGGAAAGGATGCGGGATATTCTAGCAATAGAGTTTGCTCCGCTCGAGCGCCATTTGGAGAGGACAAAGTGGCATATGGCTGCAGTGCACGGAAATAGACATCGATCGGCTGCCAGGAGAGGAACAGAATGTTACCGATCAACGCAGGGATAAAGCTGTACAAGAAGtttgaggatgagaaagcgCCCGTCGACGGCAATGTTGGTAGCCGTGGAGGAAATCCGCCTTTAATAGCGTCGTGGATGAAGCTGACGAGCACAAACGCAGTAAAAAGCGCGCCGATAATCACTGACCAAGCAACCACGAACGAGTCTTTGAGAAACCATGGTGCCCAGCGATAACGAACAGATTGGGAGTATAGTTGCTGTTCAAAGCCTTCGGCCGCATGAGTGCTGCGTCGCTCGATATCGAAGGAGACCCTGGAGACTAGTGGCTGCTTCTCACGGCTCATTTCTGGCCGATGCAGAGACGGATTACGTATCGGCGCATCGACCTCGGCAACTCCGTAGAAGACCTCAGCACGATTCGATACCTGCCAATAGCCTAGGCGGAGAACTCTGGGCTCAAGCGCAATTCCGACATCTGGCATTGTCTCGGAATGTTCAAAGTCATGCAGAATGTTGGATCGCTGTATGACAGGAATCAGGTCAGCCAGACTGACAGGATCCCACATCAGCCCAGACCGTGTCCGCATGAAGCGAATGAGAAGCGTCATCAGTCCAAGAGCAAGTAACGCGTAAACGGCCACGATTGTCCACCCGACAGCTAGGACAGCATTCCATCGCCACTGCCCTTCGCCATGGATCAGGTGCCACTTTGCTTGGAAGAAACAGCTGAGAAGTGGGATGATAATGAGGTTCGAGATCCAAATCGTAAGCAGAGCAAACCCAACTAAGGGCTCTCCATGCCTAAAATACGACCAGTCAGGTAGCAAGAAGTTTCGAGACAGAATTGGCAGCTTCTGTATCACTTGATCCTGGAGCGTTTGCGTTGCCATGATAGCAAATGGGATGACGCGGTATACAGCCGCCTGGATTACAAATGTCCAGATGGTGATGATAGCGGCCAGAATCTGTGGTAAAAATTGAATCACGAAATACCGTGAGCCTCCCAGTCCATTGTAATCCCAGATCCCTTGGTGTCGCTGGGACCAGACATTGCAGAAGACAACCGCGGCAATCATGAGCAGGCAAGAAAGAATGGTCAGAGCCAGTGCCCATGGTCGTAGAACAATAGGCACAAAATTCAATGGGGGATATAGCAGGTTATTTTCCGGAGGGTCAACCGCAACGAATGCCTCCGGATCTATCGAGTTCTGTGGCGACCTGTCTGGCGGACTGTCATGGTGTAATCGCTCCTCTGGAGGCCGTAATGAACTTCCTTTAGGTTTCGAGGGACGGGTAAACTGGCCCAGAGCTGCATCCCATACGAGAGGCTGTGGTGGAGAATCGACACTTGCGGCCGAGGACTGCCTCGATAAGCTCGGCTGCTCGTCTTCCCGCGTGAGTTGATTAATGGCAAATCGAATGTATGGCAAGTCGTCCGTCCCGGGAGTCGGTGGGCGGTCGGCATACCTGTCGTTTGGTACCTGTCGAATGGACTCGTTGGACATGCCACTGACGGGGATCAGTCTGCCATGCTCGAACCGAGCTTGATTGGGGCCGGAGGGAGGAACGTTTCTGTTTCGGGACTGCTCCGGGATGGAATGTTGTGATCGAGAACCAGCCATATTGGCGCCTAGATGCGTTCGCGATAACGCGGGAGATGATGTGCTGGAGACAGGGTGGGAATTCGGCGTAGCATACCGCTGGACGGTGAGACGACTCTCCCCGCTTGGAGATCTAGAACTTGACGTTGTCGTACGATCCGACAGGGAGTAGTAATCATCCGACGCAGCAATTGACTGTTGAGATTCAGAACGGAACAGTTGCGGTCTGCTTGCTACGTGAATCGTCAGCACCCTGCAGCGCCTTTTATCTCGAATGGCATCTGTAGGAGGAGtaaggggaagaggaagagtgaGAGTGCGAATATAACAGATCAAGCTTGCCTCTCAGTTTTTTCTCTCGTTTCACTTACAGCTGACAGTCCTCAGACTCACATTTCCCGACCCCGGGACATTCATGACGGCTGTACTGTTGCAGACCACCGAAGAATGTATACGGTGAGCTCACCTTCACATGGATGACCAGAGGCAGAGAATAACATGCGAGGGAGAAAATGATAATCCATTGATAATTATGGGATGAGGAGGCTGTCATGTCTGCATTGTGGATATtgttgggtggttggaatCTGGC contains the following coding sequences:
- a CDS encoding DUF3433 domain-containing protein, with translation MNVPGSGNVSLRTVSSSRPQLFRSESQQSIAASDDYYSLSDRTTTSSSRSPSGESRLTVQRYATPNSHPVSSTSSPALSRTHLGANMAGSRSQHSIPEQSRNRNVPPSGPNQARFEHGRLIPVSGMSNESIRQVPNDRYADRPPTPGTDDLPYIRFAINQLTREDEQPSLSRQSSAASVDSPPQPLVWDAALGQFTRPSKPKGSSLRPPEERLHHDSPPDRSPQNSIDPEAFVAVDPPENNLLYPPLNFVPIVLRPWALALTILSCLLMIAAVVFCNVWSQRHQGIWDYNGLGGSRYFVIQFLPQILAAIITIWTFVIQAAVYRVIPFAIMATQTLQDQVIQKLPILSRNFLLPDWSYFRHGEPLVGFALLTIWISNLIIIPLLSCFFQAKWHLIHGEGQWRWNAVLAVGWTIVAVYALLALGLMTLLIRFMRTRSGLMWDPVSLADLIPVIQRSNILHDFEHSETMPDVGIALEPRVLRLGYWQVSNRAEVFYGVAEVDAPIRNPSLHRPEMSREKQPLVSRVSFDIERRSTHAAEGFEQQLYSQSVRYRWAPWFLKDSFVVAWSVIIGALFTAFVLVSFIHDAIKGGFPPRLPTLPSTGAFSSSNFLYSFIPALIGNILFLSWQPIDVYFRALQPYATLSSPNGARAEQTLLLEYPASFPFQVTVQAVLNAHYKVAWISLMSIVSAALPILAGGVFIALWYPSQEQVRIAALMPAFYTLVAFCALYTVSFLCIWPRRSRYLPHDISTLADQISFFYQSPLLADKLLREPRSKTDLVTRLVTAPPGEREYPMYGFGIYVGRDGKEHLGIDRFQRPGRSSMLITTGKMES
- a CDS encoding putative G-patch domain protein, producing the protein MSHFNPEDSRFSPGSSHRPYPRRDDRDGRMYDDRSPSRSRSPGEGQRSPPRGPAADRRREPSRDRLSSRPRYRSRDRDDYRRRPSRSPPPRRGRPAYRDRDREGYRSPGYSRSRSYSRSRSPRRSRQPYHEKESREVMMDGLPVDMAEEDISNELRDFYYVEGLEEVRVIRDRQTKKSRQLGFLRFRNLDFARDFMDRNFPSIYLHGPNAGNNDKGTKVRVAYSREREDRTRARAEGDWTCKLCAIVNYSTRNKCFRCQAPRPEAGPAGPPGIAAPKVENNGDNDAAPDNQPSQFLLFRGLEASVTEELLAKGVAKLYRPTPGSSGSSENQRKGAKVASTTGDSNLGARDGSIRRVLLVRDRKTNESWRYGFAEFATVQDAQAAVARLHSFEKFTISSKPVLVSYIHAGVFVPVINPSASTDRFTFSPLSNPSLKLMYWDEEAYVKELTVSTAELDNNQASTAQGQAENKSAKDAEKAKKRKADAAASAASKKVAVPSHLQFWSNRHAELHGLQKKDADEKGSDGGVESRGSPADAAAPPTQSYADLNRNCCYLCMRQFKSSAEVNRHERLSQLHRDNLQNEELKNKAMGKLIKHGIVQSTPEYRDRARERRKAFGSSRTSTKAKPAAPKEEDEPPVETTSKGASLLSKMGWSAGSGLGAQGTGMTAPIATEVYAQGVGLGAQGSKLGDAVEEAGRNTRNRYDEFLEKTRQTARERYERLGK